One window from the genome of Nicotiana sylvestris chromosome 9, ASM39365v2, whole genome shotgun sequence encodes:
- the LOC138877966 gene encoding uncharacterized protein: protein MISAPAAPPPRGGGQTSRGHPRYRGQVRRGQPATTQSGGGQPAGAPARIYALPVRPDALASDAVITGIISIGGRDASVLFDPGSTYSYVSSLFARFLVISPKPLGTPIHVSTPVGDSVVVDRIYRSCVVIFCGFETRTDLLLLDMINFEVILGMYWLFPYHTVLDCHAKTISLAMPWLPRLEWKGSTVDTSSRVISFLKARHMVEKGCLAYISYVWDTTAESPMIDSVLVVQEFADVFPSDLPGMPSDRDIDFYIDLAPGTQPVSIPPYRMAPKELKEQLEELLAKGLVRPNVSPWGATILFVKKKDGTMRMCIDYRQLNKVTIKNKYPFSRIDDLFE, encoded by the coding sequence atgatttcagcaccggctgccccgccacctagaggtggagggcagACTAGTAGGGGCCATCCTAGATATAGAGGTCAGGTaaggagaggtcagccagctactactcagtcaggtggaggccagccagccggtgCTCCAGCCAGAATCTATGCCCTTCCGGttaggccagatgcattggcctcagatgccgtcatcacaggtattatttccatTGGTGGTAGAGATgcctcggtattatttgatccagggtctacttattcatatgtatcatctttgTTTGCTCGATTCCTCGTTATTTCTCCTAAGCCTTTGGGCACTCCtattcatgtgtccactcctgtgggcgattctgtggttgtggatcggatctaccgaTCATGCGTGGTCATATtctgtggttttgagactagaacggatctcctgttgcttgatatgatcaattttgaggtcatcctaggcatgTATTGGTTATTTCCATATCACACCGTcctagattgtcatgccaagactatttcaTTGGCAATGCCATGGTtgccgaggttggagtggaagggttccacagttgatacatctagtcgggttatctctttcttgaaggctcggcatatggtcgagaaggggtgtttggcttatatATCATATGTTTGGGACACTACCGCAgagtctccgatgattgattcagttcTGGTAGTTCaagagttcgccgatgtgtttccttctgatcttcctggcatgccatCGGATCGGGATATTgatttctatattgatttggctccaggaacCCAGCCTGtatctatcccaccgtatcgtatggctccgaaagagttgaaggagcagcttgaggagttgttagcaaaggggctTGTTAGACCCaatgtatcgccttggggtgcaacaatattatttgtgaagaagaaggatgggactatgcggatgtgcattgattaccgccagttgaacaaagtcaccatcaagaacaagtatccgttTTCTCGTATCGATGACTTGTTTGAatag